From Pseudomonadota bacterium, one genomic window encodes:
- a CDS encoding type II toxin-antitoxin system RelE/ParE family toxin — translation MEVRRTERFARWLDGLRDIRARARILVRIERLASGNPGDVSPIGEGVSEMRIHCGPGYRVYFKQCGDVLVVLLAGGDKRSQFRDVRQALALARGL, via the coding sequence ATGGAGGTTCGCAGGACTGAGAGGTTTGCGCGATGGCTGGACGGTTTGAGAGATATTCGCGCCCGTGCGCGCATTCTGGTGCGAATCGAGCGGCTCGCAAGCGGCAATCCCGGGGATGTGTCGCCGATCGGCGAGGGCGTGTCGGAGATGCGCATTCACTGCGGCCCGGGCTACCGCGTCTACTTCAAGCAGTGCGGAGACGTCCTCGTGGTTCTCTTGGCCGGCGGCGACAAGCGGAGCCAGTTCCGGGACGTGAGGCAAGCGCTCGCGCTCGCGAGAGGGTTGTAG
- a CDS encoding putative addiction module antidote protein — translation MRKTVTKPYDVAEHLRTPAEMAAYLEAAFEEADGDASFVAKALGDIARAKGMARVARDAGLSRESLYKALSGGRSPGFDTILRVMKALDIRLHAGAAR, via the coding sequence TTGAGGAAGACTGTGACGAAACCGTACGATGTGGCCGAGCATCTTCGGACGCCCGCGGAGATGGCGGCGTACCTCGAGGCTGCGTTCGAGGAGGCCGACGGGGACGCCTCGTTCGTCGCCAAGGCGCTGGGCGACATCGCGCGGGCCAAGGGCATGGCGCGGGTAGCGCGCGACGCGGGACTCTCGCGCGAGAGCCTCTACAAGGCGCTTTCCGGCGGGCGCAGCCCCGGATTCGACACGATCCTTCGCGTGATGAAGGCGCTCGACATCCGGCTGCATGCCGGCGCGGCGCGTTGA